In a genomic window of Vigna angularis cultivar LongXiaoDou No.4 chromosome 6, ASM1680809v1, whole genome shotgun sequence:
- the LOC108342434 gene encoding protein DMP4: MDIKIESDDRRNEKDEERVPLLRNSEVPEAERNLIQKAISQTFQSTAHLANLLPTGTVLAFQLLSPIFSNVGNCDSVSKTMTAALVSLCAASCFLLCLTDSFRDNKGNICYGFATLRGLWVIDGSTTLPPQLAAKYCLKFIDIMHAVMSVLVFAAIALFDQNVLNCFFPAPSTEIQEILTALPVGIGVFGSMFFVVFPTQRHGIGFPLSTN, encoded by the coding sequence ATGGACATCAAGATAGAAAGTGATGATCGTAGGAATGAGAAGGATGAAGAAAGGGTACCACTGCTGAGAAATAGTGAGGTACCAGAAGCAGAGAGGAATCTGATTCAGAAAGCCATTAGTCAGACATTTCAGAGCACTGCTCATTTGGCCAACCTTTTACCGACTGGAACAGTCCTTGCTTTCCAACTTCTCTCCCCGATCTTCTCAAACGTTGGCAACTGTGACTCTGTCAGCAAGACCATGACTGCTGCACTTGTATCTCTCTGTGCTGCTTCCTGCTTCCTGTTATGTTTAACCGATAGCTTCAGAGACAACAAGGGGAACATCTGCTATGGGTTTGCCACCCTCAGGGGCTTGTGGGTCATTGACGGATCAACCACCCTTCCACCTCAACTTGCTGCAAAATATTGCCTGAAGTTCATAGATATCATGCATGCAGTTATGTCAGTTTTGGTGTTTGCAGCAATTGCGTTGTTCGATCAAAATGTGTTGAATTGCTTCTTTCCAGCACCCTCGACTGAGATACAGGAAATCCTCACGGCATTGCCAGTGGGAATTGGCGTTTTCGGCAGCATGTTCTTTGTTGTGTTTCCTACACAGAGACATGGAATTGGCTTCCCCCTTTCAACAAATTAA